One Deltaproteobacteria bacterium DNA segment encodes these proteins:
- a CDS encoding 5'-3' exonuclease encodes MRAPTMLIDYSSLLYRAFHSVPDSIPMHAVYGFLNMLARLLLDHRPRALAIAVDDDWRPAFRVAALPSYKAHRVADDDEVDPVAPQESVGRAVLRALGFAVVGAEGFEAEDVIATLAAASRGPVAVVSGDRDLFALVRDPDRVVLYPQTGVSKVVVVDEAEVTRRYGIPGRAYGDFALLRGDPSDGLPGVRGIGEKTAAQLVARYGSLPAILAATDLAPAVARKLDAGRDYLAAAMRVVLPVPDVPLAPVALGLPTAPADAAALAVLVAAHELASPVERVRQALAARP; translated from the coding sequence ATGCGCGCGCCGACGATGCTGATCGACTACTCGAGCCTGCTCTACCGGGCCTTCCACTCGGTGCCCGACTCGATCCCGATGCACGCCGTCTACGGCTTCCTGAACATGCTGGCGCGGCTCCTCCTCGACCACCGGCCGCGGGCCCTCGCGATCGCCGTCGACGACGACTGGCGCCCGGCGTTCCGCGTCGCGGCCCTGCCCTCGTACAAGGCGCACCGGGTCGCGGACGACGACGAAGTCGATCCCGTTGCGCCGCAGGAGAGCGTCGGCCGCGCGGTGCTGCGCGCGCTCGGCTTCGCGGTGGTCGGCGCCGAGGGCTTCGAGGCGGAGGACGTGATCGCCACGCTCGCCGCGGCCTCTCGCGGCCCGGTCGCGGTGGTGTCGGGGGATCGCGATCTCTTCGCGCTCGTCCGCGATCCCGACCGCGTCGTGCTCTACCCGCAGACCGGCGTCTCCAAGGTCGTCGTCGTCGACGAGGCGGAGGTCACCCGCCGCTACGGCATCCCCGGCCGCGCCTACGGAGACTTCGCGCTCCTGCGCGGCGACCCCTCGGACGGGCTCCCGGGCGTGCGGGGCATCGGCGAGAAGACCGCCGCGCAGCTCGTTGCCCGCTACGGCTCGCTCCCGGCGATCCTCGCGGCGACCGACCTCGCGCCGGCCGTCGCGCGCAAGCTCGACGCGGGCCGCGACTACCTCGCCGCCGCGATGCGCGTCGTTCTGCCGGTGCCGGACGTACCGCTGGCGCCGGTCGCCCTCGGGCTGCCGACCGCCCCGGCGGACGCGGCCGCGCTCGCCGTCCTCGTAGCCGCGCACGAGCTCGCCTCGCCGGTCGAGCGCGTGCGCCAGGCGCTCGCGGCGCGTCCGTGA
- a CDS encoding MaoC family dehydratase, with the protein MNETIAGFFPPHEVHVGRDLGGRATTLTDDDVARYEAGVGGPTSRLALASGAVASPALLFHSEVYRSLAWYLPNIFGNLHARQEWQLFAPLTVGGVVRTRSTVVERYVKRTREYVVNEVLLTDDAGRWLQRSRTHQSFLVEEERRGLVVDREREKRADRQFAIGEGPGASLPPLTRTITLAMCEAFSGPEKNYHTDREAARMLGFPDVVVQGMWSICLVSELMTAAFGLAWQVGGGLDVRLVNVIWAEDTVTAHGKVREEVAEGAKRRVHVDVWCEKADGTKATVGTASVLQ; encoded by the coding sequence ATGAACGAGACGATCGCCGGCTTCTTCCCCCCCCACGAGGTCCACGTCGGCCGCGACCTCGGCGGCCGCGCCACGACCCTCACGGATGACGACGTCGCGCGCTACGAGGCGGGCGTCGGCGGACCGACGTCCCGCCTCGCGCTCGCCTCGGGCGCCGTCGCCTCGCCCGCCCTCCTCTTCCACTCCGAGGTCTATCGCAGCCTCGCCTGGTACCTGCCGAACATTTTCGGCAATCTGCACGCGCGCCAGGAGTGGCAGCTCTTCGCGCCGCTCACGGTCGGCGGCGTCGTCCGCACCCGCTCCACCGTCGTCGAGCGTTACGTCAAACGCACCCGCGAGTACGTCGTGAACGAGGTGCTGCTCACCGACGACGCCGGTCGCTGGCTGCAGCGGAGCCGCACCCACCAGAGCTTCCTCGTCGAGGAGGAGCGCCGCGGCCTCGTCGTCGACCGCGAGCGCGAGAAGCGCGCCGACCGCCAGTTCGCCATCGGCGAGGGGCCGGGCGCGTCGCTCCCGCCCCTCACCCGCACCATCACGCTGGCGATGTGCGAGGCCTTCTCCGGACCCGAGAAGAACTACCACACCGATCGCGAAGCGGCCCGGATGCTCGGGTTCCCGGACGTCGTCGTCCAGGGGATGTGGTCCATCTGCCTCGTCTCCGAGCTCATGACCGCCGCCTTCGGGCTTGCCTGGCAGGTCGGCGGCGGGCTCGACGTCCGCCTCGTCAACGTCATCTGGGCCGAGGACACGGTGACGGCTCATGGCAAGGTGCGCGAGGAGGTCGCCGAGGGAGCGAAGCGCCGCGTTCACGTGGACGTCTGGTGCGAGAAGGCGGACGGCACGAAGGCGACCGTCGGCACCGCGAGCGTCCTCCAGTAA